Genomic segment of Pseudorca crassidens isolate mPseCra1 chromosome 10, mPseCra1.hap1, whole genome shotgun sequence:
GAGTAGAAGTGTTTTTAAGTGCAttcctttcattttatacattattatagCTCAAGTTGTATTTTTCCCTTCTGAGAGAACCAGTGGATTGAGGTGCTGAATGATCAAATGTTGCAAAGCTGAGGACATGTGGTAGAAGTAACTTTAAATGTTATTACTTAGCAGAAAGCTTATAAAGGCAGCTTTAATTAAAGATGACGTCCCTGTTTGCTCAAGAAATTCGCCTTTCTAAAAGACATGAAGACatgtaagtttttttaaaaaggctaatCTCAATGTACAAACTGTCCTGGCTTTATTAGTGAAACTGTGTGCATAGGAAGACTTAAAAATCTGTAAGtgtgtcattttaattttctgacaCTTGAGAGATTTTGGTATTAAGGCATGTCATTATCCCTCtagaataataaagattaaaaggtctaattgtgttttctgtcttcttaatTCTTGTTACTAATATCTAGATAAATTCATTCTCCCTCTAAGCTTTCTATACTCCACATTGGTATTTAATGAACTTCTCTAAACTTCTTACCAAGGGCTGGCTCTCATGGGGGTGTGACTGTGTAGTCACAGGCCCTGCACTTGATGCTCTAACTTCACTATCTTGAAatcctcagtaatttttttttttaacaagggacCCCAAATAATTTTTTGCCAAGgagaaaaattttcattttgcactgggccctgcaaattataTGGCCAGTCCTGCACTTATATTTAGTATTAACCCTTCTCTAACCTCTGTATTGTGGGCtctcatgttttcctttaattacCAGGCTCTCTACCGTGGCCTCCTAAGgtatttttcttacaaaaattACTGTTCAGAGACCTGGGGTTTTAGTTCTACCCTCAAGAACAGCCCTATGCAACACAGTGTTTCTTGAAAATCTCAACTATTTGGGAAATGGTTACACTGTTAGGTGtaccatttgtgtatttttttctcatctgatcATTTAATAAGACCAAAATCTTGTAAAAATGAGCATATAACCAGGGAGAAACTTTTAAAGTCCTCTATATATATAACAAAGTAGTTTGATAATTTACTTACACCTTTCTACATCTTTCTTCAATtactgttttaccttgttgtgaGTATGCACGTGTAAACACAGCCTCTCACTCATATATGGAACCATCATCTTTCTcttggaaaaagaggaaaaaaatatttttattgcttcttCAAACATATGGAAGTTTAGCACAATTCTAAATGTGTAACATAAGATTCAGGGGTACTGAAGTGTTAAGCAGAAGGTTTCGTATAGCAAGTTATATCAACGTATGTGTGGGGAGGTATATATAAGTATGTGTACAAAGGGATATGTATTACAGTTTGCattttcactaaatatttttCAACACTCTACAATAATTTCAAAAGACCAGAGAggttacaaaaacagaaacatgtacTTATAGcatacatatgaaaataaaaataattttaccaaGACTTAAGGCGTACTGAACTACCTAAGGTTTTCATTGTCTTATTAATTGACATAGTAATTGGCTTTCAAAACAGGTTGAACTTGAAGGGAGGTGCAATTAAAAATGAGTTATTTATCAGTGTATTGGTCAAGcaataaaatgtttctttaaactttatataatcTTCATTTTCTCTAGAGTATCACAAAGATTAATGTTACTTCAACAAATGGAGAATAAACTTGGAGATCAAAACAAGGAAAAGACCCCTCAGATGCAAACAGCTGAGACTGCTTTACAAAGGAACATTAGTCTTTTAAAGGTAAGATTCtctgaattaaatatattttccccaTGTTGCAAAAACGTTTTAGGTCAACTTCATAACTTTGATTTTTGTAATTTCTTCGTTTTGAGTTACAGAAAGAATTAATGAGGTACTGTCTATTTTTTAAACCCATGTTAATTGGACCAGAAGCACggatcctcattttttaaaatgaaaatacttgaAGTTTGCTTAGGCTAAGGAAAAATCAGTCACCACAGGAAGAATTTTAAGGTCACCTTTGTGCAAGAATAAATACAAGACATAGCTTCTATCTTCCATCTTCTTTTATTCGTAGGGAGATCCTGAAACACGATAAAGCACCTATCatgtatttaaaacaatttgaTTTTGCCCTACTGGGGCCACAGTCAACACACAGAATTCATATCTAAGATAACAGATTTCCCTGATCTTTTTTGATGGTGATGGAGGAGGTGGTCAAAGTATGTGATTGCGCAAGGCCTCACCATTTGGCCAGTGTGCCCATTTGGAGTAAAATCATATGTGTAACATTTTTGGCTGCTTGCTATACTTTGCTTCCAGAATTGTATGGCTTCATCCATAATTAAAACCCTAAAGTTTGCTTCCATTCAAGCTTCCAAGAGATCCTATGACTAAAACATTTGGTAGTAAGGCTATATTATTTAAGTTATAAAgcagtgttttcagttttttattgttaaatattttcatcGATAGGCATGATGTAGTTCTCTTCTGTCCTCACTAGAGgataaaggaagaggaaaattcAGTTATCTTCTCAGCTTCTGGCAGTTTGATCCACAGTAATTTAAGTCACAGCCATAGTGCTACCAAAGCATTCTATATTGCCATATGTCTTACTTGCCCAATGGTGtttgcaatatttatttttaagtggaaaTATATAGGGTAATCTAGAATTTGCACGGAAAAGTCAGAAAATCTAAATTGGAAGTCTTGAAGGCTTGTTTGCTACTTATTACAGCAAGTACAGGTAATATTAAGTGTCTTCCTTTTAATGAGAAAGTATTTGATGAATGCCCAGAGGGTCCTTACTATTGAGCTAGTTCTGGGCAGAAAGTGAGGATAATAAAGTAAGTATAAGTTAGAGTTCTTTAGATCAAGTAGCTTACAGGCTCAGTTGATGACATAAGGTTGTCACACACAAAATAGAGACCTTGTATGATCAAACATTAATTAAATTATGTGGAATACTCAGCACTTTAGGAGTAAGTGTAAAAACTCTTTGAAAGCTAGAATATGCTATGAGGTCTCAGAGAGGAAGCTAAGCTGGAGCTGCATTTCAGTAGGCAGATGGGAAGGCATGCCATTGAATTTTTAAGGAAGATTCAAGACCAGAAGAAGAACGAATGGCCTTACTAATAATGTTCATGGGATCCTAAGCTAACTAGCTTGGAAAGTCACAGGAAACAAGGCTGAATATGTATTCTGAGACCAGATGAAGAAGTTGAGACTTGGTATGTAGAGATAATATAATATTGAAagtgagccaaaaaaaaaaaaaaaaagagagagagagagacttataTAAGAAACATATGAATGGGTCTTTAAGAAAGAGTCATTTGCTATTTAGATGCAAAATGATTTCAATAATGGAGAGATTGAATTTAAGGAAGGTAGCTCCTTGTCATATCTAGAAGGAAGATAATGAACCTAGTTTCATAGTCATTAGAAACCAGTTTGGTATGGTGTTCTTTCCCTGAATTATCAAAGTAATATATTCTCACTATAAAAAAACTTGAAAgagcaaagatgaaaaagaataccTTCTATATCATCTGCCCATTTAGAAattagtatatttttgtgtatttcctttcaatctttttataaacatttttcaacTATCTCTTACATCCCAGATACAGTGCTTGCTGTTAGAGATGCAGTTTTTCCccgtttttcttttaaacatactTTGAATAACTGGATATCCaattttttgtccttctttcccgcatattattttctttaactttgggTATAATCTTAGTGGCTCTCTCATAGAAGTTATCGTGACAGTAAAATAAATAGGACTTGCTTACACAATTTGAGTTGGGAGAGACTTTAAAAAGCATATAGCTTAGATTCTTatctaaatgtctttttttttttttaagcataaaaaCTTTTCccaaagatataaaatagataaaagtgGACCTGCTTTGGCCCAAAGCCCTATCCATTCAGCCCTCTCTTGCCTGCACTGCTGTGGCTCTAAGGAGCTGTGAAAACCAATGATCTGGGCTAATCCCTtaatttagagatgaggaaaccatAAGGTAACTACTCCTAATACCCCTTTGTCAAGAACAGGTTAAGTTATAGCAGGATACGTACTTAAGTACGGAGTGCACTTGAAAATGGTACCATTAAAGCCTGGCAGCATTCCTATAAGATAGTAACAAAATAGGGATGACTGTATCACCGTCCATTATTTGACCTTACTCACATGTTCTGAACAATATCATAAACACTAAAAGGGCATGAGCTTTAACTTTCAGAAAGAAAGATATAACACTAGCATCTTTCAATGATGTAGTTTTATACTTAGAGAAGCCAAAGTTGTTTCAAAACTGGTATGAGTTGAGTAAAATTAATggataaaatgtaaacataaaaaaCAACAGCAATCCTATATATATACAGCTGGAAAATAGACACCACATTCATATTagcaataaaactataaaatatataattgggAATGCTTTTAACAAGGGATCTGCATGAATGGTATTAAGATAATTATTACACTTCAGTGGGAGCTgtaagagaaaatttaaatggaGACATACGCCTTAATCCTGCCTGGGAAGACTATTATTTTTCTAAGTCAGTTGtcacaaagttatttttatatttaataaaagccCAACAAAAATTTCTCTAATtgcacttgaaaaaataaattagcaaaAATATCAAAGCATGATTTTAAAAGGGGAGCAATAAGAAAGAGACTAATTCCATCAAACATATTAGTAAAAGAATGAATAGGAGTCTAAGCAGTAAAGAAAACTCACAGTGAAGGTTTAGTCAGTAAATATAGAAGGTAGCGGCCTTTGAAAACAGGCTCAGGGATTTTTTCAATTAGTATTAATACAATGAAATTTAGCAAAATCATAATGGATTTGAAAGCCAGAGAGTGACACTTATACCATCACGCACACTGGAAGCGTGTTTTTTAATTGCTATAAAAATTTCACACCTGTGTAAAAGAAGGAATAGAAGAATGTATTTCCATGCACTTATCACCCAGATTCAATCATTATCGGAACACAGCTAGCCTTGTTTTGTCTATactcctcactcccaccccttAAGATCATTTTGAAGCTAATCCTCAGACATTGCAttgtttcatctgtaaatatttcagtatatctctttttttttttttttttttttttggctgcattgggtcttcgtggctgcatgcaggccttctctagttgcagcaagcgggggctgctcttcattgcggtggcttctcttgttgagcagcacgggctctaggctcacgggcttcagtagttgcagcatgcgggctcagtatttgtggctcacgggctctagaatgcaggctcagtagttgtggcgcatgggcttagatgctctgcggcatgtgggatcttcccgcaccagggctcaaacccatgtcccctgcactggcaggcagattcttaaccactgcaccaccaaggaagtccctcagtATATCTCTTtctatatttcaatatttatcaCTAAAAGATCAGCACTATTTTAAGCAAAATCAAAGTATCAGTATCAACCTAAGAAATTAACAATAAATCCTCAAATATCCAATCAGGTTCCAAATAAAATCCAATTTGTAATTGATACATCTCCTAAATTTCTAAAAGTACTCCCTGCccgttttttccccccttttcatcTATTTGTTAAAGGAACTGGGTCATTTGTCCTGTCGAGTTTCTAGATAGTGCTAATTCTATCACTGAGGTACCCATTTAACACGTTCCTCTCTTCCCCCTCATTCCTATAATTGACAGATCTAAGTTGTGCTGTGCAACAGAAATATAATTCatgccacatatgtaattttaaatttcctaggAACCATTTTTAATAACGTCAACCTAAACAGATTACgtattattaaaatttcaaacaaaatatttgaaatgtaacTGCTATTAAaggttagtaaatattttatattcttttttcttactagACCTTCAAAATTCAGTGTGTATTGTGTGCCTACAGCACATCTTAAGTCAGACTTGTACATTTCGAGGGCTCAGCAGCCACATAAGGCTAAGGAATACTCCACTATCAGTGCAGATTACAGAGGCCTGATCAGACTGAAGTTCGATGTTTTGGGGAAGAACACTCCTGTAATgccaggctctctctctctcgttttgGAATGTTAGTTGTTGATGATCATTGCCTAAGTATATTCATTAGGGGTTGCAAAAAGCaatattcaattattttattccttctcaTTCAACTGCTAATTATTTATATTGATAAACTTCCCTTCATCAATTATTTGGTTACACTGAGGTATATTTCACAGAGGAAAAAGCATGATGAATGCTTGATTCtatttagttttcaaaataataggTTGGTTCTCTAGTATCTTCCAAAAGTGACCAGTTAGGTGTTGTTGGTTTtggttgcttttttgtttgtttttgagctgTCTgggatttgaaatttttcaatccatttccatttttattcctaCTTATTCTCAACTTGTCCCAATTTTACCAAGTGAGAACCTTGTCAGATTAGCTCCTGAGTGCTTCTGATGGCATCTTAACAGTCTgacagtttccttcctttctggtcTGATGCAATCTTCCAGGCTCATCATGTGCATTTGCTGCTTAGACCTGGAGTTGGCCATTGTTCCAAGGAGCCCTGGATCCTTTTGGTAGGAAATATGTTCAGAGCCCTCTATCTGGGCACTAGTGGGGTTtattgcaactttttttttttttaagataaaatacatCAGGAGCTCATATCAGAAATTCCAGAATTCCAGTTTGCAAGGCTTTTAACTTAAAAACTCATGGATCTTGTACCTCTAACTTCTTTTCCTCAAACCAAAAATCTGTTCCCAAAGAATTTTCCAATACCAATGTATCCTGTGATACAGACAGCACTGTCACCACCCATGTGATTACTGAGAATGGTTTTCAGTAACATCCTTTTTACAATCCTTTTTGTCATTAGGGTGTATCTCACTAGGGATGCTCAGTCAGAATACTGTGTTCTAAGACCACTTGATGTAATTCTTCTCCATGTGGTTATGCCACCACTAGATAGCAGTTACGTTTGCTTCATTTTATGTTCAAATTTGTAGGGattgctttttcatttgttctctaagtatataaaattttaaatggtctaGTGACAAATCTATACAACAAGGCAACAAGGTACAGGTAAGGCTGGCCAACTagcctttcttcctctcctcttttttccttttctccccctacccccttgggtgctttgtaaaaaaaatttttttttaagtttttggtttATACTCAGGAAACTTTGATACCTCAGtctgtatttatttaatgaatatttaagtACCTAGTACATACCCTGCCCTTTGTTAGATTCTCAGATTCTTAAAGGTTGTATGAGACACAGCCCTTACCTTCGGGCAGCATATACTGTAAAGGAAGGTTCTTATATGGAAGTATTAAGATTTAACTTGCTATAGAAGGCTGGGGTCAAACTGCCAAGATTTGGGGTCAGGCTAAGGAAGGCATGTTTGATCCTCTGTGTTGTgagtaccaatttttttttttttttaatctaggggATGACATATTTAAGGTACTTTTTAGCAAAACTAATCAGTTCCATGTTAGGTACGGATTGAACTAAAGTGAGATATGGCCTAGGCATGAGTACAAGTAAGTatgaagtatttgttgaatgaaacagCATTGAGAATGACATGGAAGAGCTCGAGGAGACATCCTGATGGAACAATACAGGGAACTTTGAATTTTTCAATGGCAGGAATAAGAACAGTTGGAGTTCGAGGATACTGCATAGGTATCTGAGTGGGTAGAATTCCCACTATTATACATTCAGTACATTCAGTGGAAAAAGATGAGTTTAgttttatcaggttgagaaatAAGGGCTAGGAAGAAAAGTTAGCCATCCCTCCTCAGTAATAATTAAAGCTAGATCAGCGACAGTCTTGGAGAGAGGAAACTTAAAAAGATGGGGACAGATGTCACAAATCTTAAGAAAGCCCACCCTGAGGACTAAACCAGAGAAAAAGGAGCCAGCTGAGGAGAAGGAGTCCGAGAGGTAAGCGAAACACCTAAGAAAGTGAAATATGACTTAAGCTAAGGAAGAAGTTCTCTGGAGGGGTAATAATCCCTTGTTGAAATGCTGCAGAGGGGACAGTTAGGTGAGGCTGACTTAGGCCTGCTTTTCCAGGCCACACGTCCCTCCTCCTAAACTCATCTCCTGCTCTTTGTGTTGCAGATCTGCTCTTCTCTACGAGATATTCAGTATCCTTATTTTCTGATCTTTAAGAACAATGTTTAATCTTGCCTATAGGTGCTAGTGGCACCCAGATCTCCCAGTAAAGATAACTTTGTAACTGTTCTTAGAATAATGGTAAAATTGGGGTTCTGATTTTTATTGTTTGATTTCTAGAAGTAAAAAATGGTTCTTCCAGGACCTTCTTAAATTTCAATGTAATCAGAAGACTTGGTCTCCCATGTCTGTTGTATCATCGGCATCAAGAGCTCTTTAAGCCTGAGTCTTGGCCGTGAACTTCTGGTATGGGAGAGACACGCTTATAGATGGGCATTTTATCCCTAAATTGTTGTCTTTCCCCTTCAAATCACCTTCCTCTAGACAGCAGGTGCATTACTGGTTGTGCAACTTTGGGGAGTCCCTTTAGGGAGTTTcctgtttttcccttttccatttcACACCCATTCCTTGCTCCCGCCGCTGCCATCTGCTATCTCTTTTCTCCTGTTCAGCGTTGGCTTCTTCACACCCCACTCCCACGCCCTTTTCCATCGCTCTCCTTCTGTCCAACAGCCCTGTACTTAGATCACTCCAGTGCTTGTACATGGAGCAGAgaactttctctcttctctcgaCTCACTAAGCTCAAAGGAGAGACAAAATTCACATGGCCTTCAACCAACACCCTGGAAACTTGACAAACCTAAGGAAGCACAAGGCAACACAGGTGCTGATTTGGGGAGTATTTATTTAACAGGGCTCGAATATTTCTGTTAACAACTTGCAAAGTCTTACATTTCTGGGTGTGAACTTTATGTACAGATCTAGATAAAATCTTTACTGACGTATGAATCAACCTTAAGTACACTTGTGTTTCTACAAACGTAAGAGAAAACACAAACATCTACAAGTTCAACTACAAAGTACTGCACGATACTTGAATGCCATCAGCTGAAGGATGTATCAATACTACCTAGCAATAAAACTTGCCTTTGAGATTAGCTTAGCAATCTGATACTAAAAATCTAGATAGCGTAGTGAAAGGTTCTTGTTGCAAAGTACTCAGGTACCTCATGGACCTTTTCAATGTGGGAAGTATTTGCctaagtataaaattaaaaaatggaatattgaACAAATGTAATGTGTGTCATTCATATACCATTTGCATTATCTGGGCAGACTAGAACTCTTTGAAGGTCAGCCTAGCATGGGTCCGAGTATCTGATTGTTTTTCGTATCGGAATATTTGACTATTTTATCCATCTGGCtgtttttaaaggattttaaagCTAAGTTAGTACTCTGAGCAGTTTAGAGGAAGTTCTTTTTCCAAGAATTATTGGCATTTCCTAGctacttaaaatgaaaaaggcagaACTTAGAAGtaccacccccatccctgccttttattttaaaataagaaacccTGCATCCTCTCTTTGAAACCGGTTAATTAAGCAGTGATCTGTCAGTGCCTGTCCATCAGTTCAAACTGTATATCCAGAGGAGAGTTGAAGCGAGAGATCTGGGATACAGATATTGCTATTACAGGtgccatttgtgtgtgtggtttcaatacattttgttttgaaaatgcttCTGTTACAGGATATAGAAGCGGCAGAGAAGTCTCTACAGACCCAGAATCATCCAGTTCCACCgcctgaggtggcttctcttgaggTGAGAATCTTAAGGAACAAATGTGAAAGAAGagaccctcaaaaaaaaaaaaaaaaaagaagagaggctCTTCAGTTAGTAGTGCATTGTAAGTGgctgtgtatgtatatatcccaGATTCCttcattcagtaaaataaatgagatgtGTCTCACTGATCTCTCTATGTCCACAGTGCCATGCTTTGTATGTAGTGGGTAATCTGTAAGTatctgggttttaaaaaaattttacatcaAGTGAAAATTTTATCAAGACCTTGTGTCTTTTCACCGAGTCACTTAGAAACAACTCTTGTTAAATCCTAACAGACAATATGCACGAAATCTTAAGATGACAGCCTAACCAAAATGCTTTTCCTGTTGGCTGATGTTAGAAGTAGCAGCTCAGTCTCTTCACCAAAAATGCAACCAACgctatttaaatgcatattatcaTGCAGTATAGCGTGGCTTTTGTCTGTTTGATTTTGCTCAGTTCAAGAACAGATTGGGAAGATGGTTGGCAAAAATAAACCGTATTTGGTATATGAATGTATGTGTGCTGAAAGGGAATTTGCTACATATAGAAtagtttgattttatatttttaatgacctTTTTTCAATACAGTTTTTGTTTGCTTCCTAACCAGTGATGTGAATAGACTCAAAAATTAAAGGCTGAGAATTTGCCCTGCAATTTTCTGTGTCATCTAGAGTAATAAGGAAAGGCAGTGATCAAGGATAGAAAGAACTCCCGTTCAAAGTTGCGCCTTGGccatgtctttttctttgttgaaTTTTCCAATACCTTACTCTGGCCCGTACAGGGCCCACACAATAGGGGTTAATCCAGCCGTGAATGGCGGAGAAAACACCCAACCACAGGCCTTGGTTGGTATTTTTCTTAGCTAGTCTCGCACAGCAGGATGACCTTTATTTTAAGTATGTCAGGCTACTTCTCAGACCACATGCATAGATGCATAGATACATGGAACCCCTCATCATTTTCAGCTTTCAGAGccctcatacttttttttttaataatagcatcttattttttttttttatgttttagtttttactttttggctgcaccaggcagcttgtgggatcttagtcccctgaccagggatcgaacccgagcccacCGCAGTGGCAGTGCTGAGTCCTAATCGCTTGACTGGCGGGGAATTGCCCCCACCCCCTACCTTTTTAATGCTCAGTGTGAATAATTATGGCTCCCCAATGCTATCTAACTCTTTGACTGATTCTGAAAATGAGCTGGATAGTGAAGATCTCATATCAAATGCCCTCCTGTGACACAGAGCTTCTGGCATCTGACTTTTCTCTGGCCTCCTTAGGGCACTCAGCCAGGAAACCATGCAAGCGTGTAGATGCCGTACAGCAATGCAGTGTGAGCTTCTACAGCTTACAGACTGCTACAGTCAGTATAGGAACACAGCGTCTCAACTTCCAAGTTACTTGAATTAAAAATAgctagatgaaaaaaaaaatagctagatGATGttgatattattgttattatccaaAAAAATGTGGGAAGAAGTTACAGTTTGCCATATCAGGTGCTCTTCTAAAAGATATAGCGGGTGCATAATTTTGCGGATGCATAACTTTAAATGTTTTTCCCCCCTACAATTAAGGGGTCAGTTCA
This window contains:
- the CEP15 gene encoding centrosomal protein 15 isoform X1, with product MTSLFAQEIRLSKRHEDIVSQRLMLLQQMENKLGDQNKEKTPQMQTAETALQRNISLLKAHHVHLLLRPGVGHCSKEPWILLDIEAAEKSLQTQNHPVPPPEVASLETLYWASVEEYIPKWEQFLLGRAPYPIGVENPNEAEDTIQKEVQQ
- the CEP15 gene encoding centrosomal protein 15 isoform X3, with amino-acid sequence MLLQQMENKLGDQNKEKTPQMQTAETALQRNISLLKAHHVHLLLRPGVGHCSKEPWILLDIEAAEKSLQTQNHPVPPPEVASLETLYWASVEEYIPKWEQFLLGRAPYPIGVENPNEAEDTIQKEVQQ
- the CEP15 gene encoding centrosomal protein 15 isoform X2, with protein sequence MTSLFAQEIRLSKRHEDIVSQRLMLLQQMENKLGDQNKEKTPQMQTAETALQRNISLLKDIEAAEKSLQTQNHPVPPPEVASLETLYWASVEEYIPKWEQFLLGRAPYPIGVENPNEAEDTIQKEVQQ